The segment GCGGATGTTTTAGACGCCAATCAAAGGTTGCCGCTGTTCAATTTTATCAATTTCAGACAGGTAGTAAACGGTACTTGGCTGAGAGACGTCGTTTCTACGACGCGCTTCGCCCGCTGCACCGGTTACGGCCTCTCGGCGCACGGCTCTGCAGAGAGCGCTTCCAACCTGTGTCTACAAATTTTACTCGGATAGCCGAAAAGGAGAAAGATTATGAGCGAAAGAACATGGGACGAAATAGAAAACGAGATTTATAGGCTGAAGCTCAGCCTCACGAGCAACGCCTCAGAAACGGGCGACTGGAAGATAGCCAAGTATAACGAGTACGTGGCCGCCGGACTCAACCCGCCGTTCGATATTGCGGCGTTCCACGCCGCGCGCGAGGCGATACGCGAAGAGATACGGGCGCTGGAAGCGGAGCTGGACGGGTAATAAGGGCGAAATGGAAGCCGATATGAAGGTCTTCCGCTGGCGGGAGCTTGCGGAGAAGTGGGGCCGGCAGACTGGATGTCCGCCGGCTTTGATTTTGGCGGTGATCGAGCAGGAGTCGGGCGGGGGCCCAGAGGCAACGCGGCACGAGCCGGAGTATATGGAAAGGTATGAGGCGCGCTGCCGCGAGATAGCCCATGCATGCGGCTTGTCCCTCGAGGATGTGGCCACGAGCTACGGGCTTATGCAGCTGATGCTGCCGCTGGCCTGGGGCTATATGGGGACTGCGGCCAGGAAGGACCCTGTCGCGGCGCTGCTTGATCCGGATCAGAATGTGCGCTTCGGCGCGGCGCATTTGGGCGTGCTGCTCCGCAAGGAGCTTGCGCGCCACAATGATGCGGTGCGCCTGGCGCTCGGAGCGGGCGGGGGGATCGACGCCGCGATCGTGCGCGCCGCCGCCGGCCGCTTCAATGGCGCTGGGAGCGGGAGCGCTTACGCGCGGAACGTCTGCGCGCTGTGGCGGCTGTATGAAGGGCGCTTGAAAGAGGCGTAGGCGTTGGGAGACCTAACGAAGGATTTCTCGCGGAAGGAGTTCCGCTGTAGGTGCGGAAGGAAAGATTGCGACGCGGCGCCGATCGACATGAAGCTGGTGACGGCTTTACAGGCGCTGAGGGATCTGATCGGCGTCCCCATCATCATCAATTCGGCGGTCAGATGCGTCCGGCACAACAGGCGCGTCGGCGGCGTGCGGAACAGCCGGCATCTGGAGGGCATAGCCGCCGATATTTACTGCCCGAAGCTTTCGCCGAAGGAATTTGCTAAGTTCGCCGCTATGATCCCAGAGTTCGACAAAGGCGGCATAGGCCTGTACGACTGGGGGATCCACGTGGACGTGCGCGGCAGGCGCGCGCGCTGGGATTACAGGGGGCGGTGAGGTGAGGTGAGCCAGCAGGAGGTAAAGGACGCGTTCGATTCGCTCAAGGCTATTTTCCTGCTCGTGATGCCGGGGCTGATCGCCGCCTGTATCACGTCTTCGGTGGATTTCCTGAGCAAGCACTGGCTGAAGGATAAGTTTATGTGGAACCGCTTCATCGTCGGCCATGTTTCGGACGTCACGCTCGGGGCGGCCGTCTATCTGGGGCTGTGCGAGTTAGGCGTGGGCGAGGCCGGGAGGCTGGCGGCGGTCTATGTCGCCGTCTCGGCCGGACGGCCGTGGGTAAGGCGCGTGATCGACGGGAGGCTGGGGCTGGACGACAAAGCCTGCAAGGGCTGTAAGGACGAAGGAAAGAGGGGCGTCGAATGAACAGGGTTTTTGTTTATCTGAACGGATTGCCGTGGACTAAGCCGATCGCGATTCTGACGTGGGCGGTGAATCTGCTGGTTTTCGTCGCCGCTTGGCTGTTTACGAAAGATATTCCCCCGAACGCCAAGGAGCTGGGCATTTATTTCGGCGGGGTCGTCTTCGCGGCGGCGGCCGGCAAGTCGGGCTATGAAGCCGTGCGAAGGCCGGCGCGCCCTAAAAGACGCGCGGACGATGAAAATGAGGGCGGTCTCTGACGGCCGGCGCCGGTGGGCGCTGCTCGCGGCGGCGGTTTTGCTGGCGGCCGCCGGGTGGTATCTGTGGCGGTGGGGGCAGGCGCGGATCTACGGCGTAGACGGAACGACGCGGCCGCCTGTGGAGACGGCCGCCGTTGACGACGCCGCCGAAAGGCTGAAAAGCGTTATTGAGAAGGCCCAAAGTGAGAGAAATAGATTGCCGGAGGTGGTTGAAAGTGCGAAAAATGTTATTAGGCGCGATGTCGGCCGGCTTGATGATTCTGACGTCGCTGTCCGCTGGAACGACCTGCTGGGGCGATACAGG is part of the Synergistes jonesii genome and harbors:
- a CDS encoding D-Ala-D-Ala carboxypeptidase family metallohydrolase, whose translation is MGDLTKDFSRKEFRCRCGRKDCDAAPIDMKLVTALQALRDLIGVPIIINSAVRCVRHNRRVGGVRNSRHLEGIAADIYCPKLSPKEFAKFAAMIPEFDKGGIGLYDWGIHVDVRGRRARWDYRGR
- a CDS encoding lytic transglycosylase domain-containing protein gives rise to the protein MEADMKVFRWRELAEKWGRQTGCPPALILAVIEQESGGGPEATRHEPEYMERYEARCREIAHACGLSLEDVATSYGLMQLMLPLAWGYMGTAARKDPVAALLDPDQNVRFGAAHLGVLLRKELARHNDAVRLALGAGGGIDAAIVRAAAGRFNGAGSGSAYARNVCALWRLYEGRLKEA